In a genomic window of Amycolatopsis japonica:
- a CDS encoding GAF and ANTAR domain-containing protein: MADEGLWQRDKDEFGSGEYTSAGPLAGQFVELTRLLLAASTPAQVLEQVVAAAYRVVPGADLVSVTLRAPDGTFHTPVSTGEVALELDEVQYRAGTGPCVDAADSGSPGYIRSEDLKAEKRWPDFSAAAVRHGYTAILSTVMMPDATPPRVPGALNIYSRRPGALDSQAQDSALLLATHGSLALASTTAVSRAELEASHLRRAVESRDVIGQAKGILMQRRGLTADEAFDLLRRTSQDLNVKLAEVAQTLASRHSELDTP; the protein is encoded by the coding sequence ATGGCGGACGAAGGACTGTGGCAACGCGACAAGGACGAATTCGGTTCCGGCGAGTACACCTCGGCGGGCCCGTTGGCAGGCCAGTTCGTCGAACTCACGCGCCTGCTCTTGGCCGCCTCGACACCGGCCCAGGTCCTCGAACAGGTCGTCGCCGCCGCGTATCGGGTGGTCCCCGGCGCGGATCTGGTGTCGGTCACCCTCCGTGCCCCGGACGGGACCTTCCACACCCCGGTTTCGACCGGCGAGGTGGCGCTGGAGCTCGACGAGGTGCAGTATCGCGCCGGAACGGGCCCCTGCGTCGATGCGGCCGACAGCGGAAGCCCCGGCTACATCCGCAGTGAGGATCTGAAGGCGGAGAAGCGGTGGCCGGATTTCTCCGCGGCGGCCGTGCGGCACGGCTACACGGCGATCCTGTCCACCGTGATGATGCCCGACGCGACCCCGCCCAGGGTTCCCGGCGCGCTGAACATCTACAGCCGCCGCCCCGGCGCCCTCGATTCGCAGGCCCAGGACTCCGCGCTCCTGCTGGCCACGCACGGCTCGCTCGCACTGGCGAGCACCACCGCCGTGAGCCGGGCGGAGCTGGAGGCGAGCCATCTCCGGCGGGCCGTCGAATCGCGCGACGTCATCGGGCAGGCGAAAGGGATCCTCATGCAACGCCGCGGCCTGACCGCCGACGAGGCCTTCGACCTGCTGCGCCGGACCTCCCAGGACCTCAACGTCAAACTCGCCGAAGTCGCCCAGACCCTGGCCAGCCGGCATTCGGAACTCGACACCCCTTGA
- the katG gene encoding catalase/peroxidase HPI, producing MSDNPEKGCPVAHDSVTAHGSESENPAIDSPTPKSGGRPRTNKDWWPNQLDLSVLHAHSSKSNPLGADFSYAKEFAKLDVEALKRDITEVLTTSQDWWPADFGHYGGLMIRMSWHAAGTYRIHDGRGGAGDGAQRFAPLNSWPDNANLDKARRLLWPVKEKYGQQISWADLLVLAGNVALESMGFKTFGFGFGRVDTWEPEEIFWGPEDTWLGDERYASDTEMVPDVGATEMGLIYVNPEGPRGNADPAAAAHFIRETFARMAMNDEETVALIAGGHTFGKTHGAGIADDHVGPEPEAAPLETQGLGWLSTHGSGKGADAITSGLEVTWTDKPTQWSNRFFEILFGYEWELTTSPGGAKQYVAKDAEAIIPDAHDPAKKHKPTMLTTDLALRVDPEYEKISRRFLENPDDFALAFAKAWYKLLHRDMGPVSRFLGPWVPEPQLWQDPVPDVDHELVGDADIAALKTKVLESGLTVEQLVGTAWASAASFRSTDKRGGANGARIRLAPQRDWEVNRPEELASVLETLEGIQREFNDAGGAKISLADLIVLAGTAAVEKAARDAGTDVTVAFHPGRTDATQEDTDVESFTLLEPRADGFRNHLRPEEKLQPEVLLVERAYMLDLTAPEMTVLVGGLRALGITAGDTRHGVLTDRPGVLTNDFFTNLLSPGTRWKVSESEENVYEIRDAGTDAVKWTATPVDLVFGSNSQLRALSEVYAGQAGRERFAADFAKAWTKVMELDRFDLD from the coding sequence ATGAGTGACAACCCGGAGAAGGGCTGCCCGGTGGCCCACGACTCCGTGACCGCGCACGGAAGTGAGAGCGAGAACCCGGCGATCGACTCGCCGACGCCGAAATCGGGCGGCCGCCCGCGTACCAACAAGGACTGGTGGCCCAACCAGCTCGACCTCTCGGTGCTGCACGCCCACTCGTCGAAGTCGAACCCGCTCGGCGCGGACTTCAGCTACGCCAAGGAATTCGCCAAACTCGACGTCGAGGCCCTCAAACGCGACATCACCGAGGTGCTCACCACCTCGCAGGACTGGTGGCCCGCAGACTTCGGCCACTACGGCGGCCTGATGATCCGGATGAGCTGGCACGCCGCGGGCACCTACCGCATCCACGACGGCCGAGGCGGCGCCGGTGACGGCGCGCAGCGGTTCGCCCCGCTCAACAGCTGGCCCGACAACGCCAACCTCGACAAGGCACGGCGGCTGCTGTGGCCGGTCAAGGAGAAGTACGGCCAGCAGATCTCGTGGGCCGACCTGCTCGTGCTCGCCGGGAACGTCGCGCTGGAGTCGATGGGGTTCAAGACGTTCGGCTTCGGTTTCGGCCGCGTGGACACCTGGGAGCCCGAGGAGATCTTCTGGGGTCCGGAAGACACCTGGCTGGGTGACGAGCGCTACGCGAGCGACACCGAGATGGTCCCCGACGTCGGCGCGACCGAAATGGGCCTCATCTACGTCAACCCCGAGGGACCCCGAGGCAACGCGGACCCGGCCGCCGCGGCGCATTTCATCCGGGAGACCTTCGCCCGGATGGCGATGAACGACGAGGAGACCGTCGCGCTCATCGCCGGGGGCCACACCTTCGGCAAGACCCACGGTGCCGGTATCGCCGACGACCACGTCGGCCCGGAACCCGAAGCCGCCCCGCTCGAGACACAGGGCCTCGGCTGGCTGAGCACCCACGGCAGCGGCAAGGGCGCCGACGCGATCACCAGCGGTCTCGAGGTGACGTGGACCGACAAGCCGACGCAGTGGAGCAACCGGTTCTTCGAGATCCTCTTCGGCTACGAATGGGAACTCACCACCAGCCCGGGCGGCGCCAAGCAGTACGTCGCCAAGGACGCCGAGGCGATCATCCCGGACGCCCACGACCCGGCCAAGAAGCACAAGCCGACCATGCTCACCACGGATCTCGCGCTGCGCGTCGACCCGGAGTACGAGAAGATCTCGCGCCGCTTCCTGGAGAACCCGGACGACTTCGCGCTCGCGTTCGCCAAGGCCTGGTACAAACTGCTGCACCGCGACATGGGCCCGGTCAGCCGTTTCCTGGGGCCGTGGGTGCCCGAACCGCAGCTGTGGCAGGACCCGGTGCCGGACGTCGACCACGAACTCGTGGGGGACGCCGACATCGCCGCGCTCAAGACGAAGGTGCTCGAGTCCGGGCTCACGGTCGAGCAGCTGGTCGGCACGGCGTGGGCGTCCGCGGCGAGCTTCCGGTCCACCGACAAACGCGGCGGCGCCAACGGGGCCCGGATCCGCCTGGCACCCCAGCGTGACTGGGAGGTCAACCGGCCGGAAGAGCTCGCGAGTGTGCTGGAGACCCTGGAGGGCATCCAGCGCGAGTTCAACGACGCCGGTGGCGCCAAGATCTCGCTGGCCGACCTGATCGTGCTGGCGGGCACTGCCGCCGTCGAGAAGGCGGCGCGCGACGCGGGCACCGACGTGACCGTGGCGTTCCACCCCGGCCGCACCGACGCCACCCAGGAGGACACCGACGTCGAGTCGTTCACGCTGCTCGAACCGCGGGCCGACGGGTTCCGCAACCACCTGCGTCCCGAGGAGAAACTGCAGCCGGAGGTCCTGCTGGTCGAGCGCGCCTACATGCTCGACCTGACCGCGCCCGAGATGACCGTCCTCGTCGGCGGCCTGCGTGCGCTCGGGATCACCGCCGGCGACACCCGGCACGGCGTCCTCACCGACCGGCCCGGCGTGCTCACCAACGACTTCTTCACCAACCTCCTCTCGCCGGGCACCCGGTGGAAGGTGTCGGAGTCCGAGGAGAACGTGTACGAGATCCGCGACGCCGGCACGGACGCGGTGAAGTGGACGGCGACCCCGGTCGACCTCGTGTTCGGCTCCAACTCGCAGCTGAGGGCGCTTTCCGAGGTCTATGCGGGTCAGGCCGGGCGGGAGCGGTTCGCCGCCGACTTCGCCAAGGCGTGGACCAAGGTCATGGAACTGGACCGGTTCGACCTCGACTGA
- a CDS encoding DUF6292 family protein: MPVRHPHTRDAVWGYLGEITEALGVGLESCTVDLDDPVSAYVALDERLATHPERDVALLWDEVHGWAVAIETHSGEDLIVLRYLGGKSATPRPAEVARFVKAVREDDHRVGQLTPPDFRAVPAE; this comes from the coding sequence ATGCCTGTCCGCCACCCGCACACCCGCGACGCCGTGTGGGGTTATCTCGGCGAAATCACCGAGGCGCTCGGCGTCGGCCTCGAATCCTGCACCGTCGACCTCGACGACCCGGTCTCGGCGTACGTCGCGCTCGACGAGCGGCTCGCCACCCATCCGGAACGCGACGTCGCCCTGCTGTGGGACGAGGTCCACGGGTGGGCCGTGGCGATCGAGACCCATTCCGGCGAGGACCTCATCGTCCTCCGCTACCTGGGCGGGAAGTCCGCCACGCCGCGCCCCGCCGAGGTCGCGCGCTTCGTCAAGGCCGTCCGCGAGGACGACCATCGCGTCGGGCAGCTCACCCCGCCGGATTTCCGCGCCGTCCCCGCCGAATGA
- a CDS encoding STAS domain-containing protein: MAIDSEAGQAAPLVVAEAARSEDAITVEVAGDIDISTSPRLRAELFELVAHGPGTAVVDMTGVGFCDSSGLSVLVQLNRQCQESGIDLSFAPSKVVRRAIELTGLLPTLKMAGD; encoded by the coding sequence ATGGCGATCGACTCCGAAGCAGGGCAGGCCGCTCCTCTCGTCGTGGCCGAGGCGGCCCGCTCCGAAGACGCGATCACCGTCGAGGTGGCGGGTGACATCGACATTTCGACCAGTCCCCGGCTCCGCGCCGAGCTGTTCGAGTTGGTGGCGCACGGTCCCGGCACCGCGGTGGTCGACATGACCGGTGTCGGTTTCTGCGATTCGTCGGGGCTTTCCGTGCTGGTGCAACTGAACCGGCAGTGCCAGGAGTCCGGGATCGACCTGAGTTTCGCGCCGTCCAAGGTCGTGCGCCGGGCCATCGAGCTCACCGGGCTCTTGCCGACGCTGAAAATGGCGGGCGACTAG
- a CDS encoding hemerythrin domain-containing protein produces the protein MAGDVVDLIMQDHREVERLFHELERHPEKRPLLVPVLSSLLTAHSRAEEAEVYPAAKGEADEAEDVAHGQKEHAEAEQLLAKLNETEPESKQFEKVLSDLVEAVTHHVKEEESTVLPKMRRELTEARRRELGKAFVSSRTSHLGARPGEATKRELLTQARNAGVTGASKMDKDEIAREVAKSS, from the coding sequence GTGGCGGGCGACGTCGTGGACTTGATCATGCAGGACCACCGCGAGGTGGAGCGGCTGTTCCATGAACTCGAGCGGCATCCCGAGAAACGGCCGCTGCTCGTCCCGGTGCTCTCGTCGCTGCTCACCGCGCACAGCCGCGCCGAGGAGGCCGAGGTGTACCCGGCCGCCAAGGGCGAGGCGGACGAGGCCGAAGACGTCGCGCACGGCCAGAAGGAACACGCCGAAGCCGAGCAGTTGCTCGCGAAGCTGAACGAAACCGAGCCCGAATCGAAGCAGTTCGAGAAAGTGCTGTCCGACCTCGTCGAGGCCGTCACACATCACGTGAAGGAAGAGGAATCCACCGTCCTGCCGAAGATGCGGCGCGAGCTGACCGAAGCCCGGCGACGCGAGCTGGGAAAGGCCTTCGTGAGCAGCAGGACTTCCCATCTCGGCGCCCGTCCCGGTGAGGCCACCAAACGGGAGTTGCTGACCCAGGCGCGCAACGCGGGCGTGACGGGTGCTTCGAAGATGGACAAGGACGAGATCGCGCGCGAGGTGGCCAAGTCTTCCTGA
- a CDS encoding VOC family protein: MACRITELILDCADPVRMAAFWCEVLGYVEIGKDGEDIEIGPPGVGFGGPQPTLILSRGDDPKPGKLPLHIDVNPTDRDQDAELERLLAAGARPADVGQTGEESWHVLADPEGNVFCLLRKRVEPST, translated from the coding sequence ATGGCCTGCCGTATCACCGAACTCATCCTCGACTGCGCCGATCCTGTCCGGATGGCGGCGTTCTGGTGCGAAGTGCTCGGATACGTCGAGATCGGCAAGGACGGCGAAGACATCGAGATCGGCCCGCCCGGCGTCGGTTTCGGCGGCCCGCAGCCGACGTTGATCCTGAGCCGCGGCGACGACCCGAAACCGGGCAAACTCCCCCTGCACATCGACGTGAACCCCACCGACCGCGACCAGGACGCGGAGCTGGAGCGGCTGCTCGCCGCCGGGGCCCGGCCCGCCGACGTCGGACAGACCGGGGAGGAGTCGTGGCACGTGCTCGCCGACCCCGAAGGAAACGTGTTCTGCCTGCTTCGCAAGCGAGTAGAACCGTCCACTTAG
- a CDS encoding MATE family efflux transporter: MSTAVTTRGYRALAGLAAPIAGIQLAQVALTSVDLAMLGLLGVTAVAAGGLAILLYNQIRTMCVGMVTGVGNLVATAAGAGELRTGTGELDERARDEIRSLLRSALLVATLTAALGAAVLCGLAVALPSLGQKPEIVSLAGPMMFALAGGLFPMVWLNVVRQFAVGLRRPGSLLAVTLVSIAVNAALNAAFIYGWAGLPELGVAGIGLATTLVQFFTLAVFASALRRDPLLRPMVSLALWRADRAVVRRIVRHGTPICFTYGSEAAITSIATMLMGAFGPAMLAASNVANQLAYIVYQANIGLSQGSSILVSRAVAHGDRDRAPVIARQAFTLSWSLMAVVSLAYLLVPQVLLWPFLHDETDAVVLGTASTLLVFAIAQQYSKGTQNILVGLLRGLGDTVSGLRCTLVGYWAVGVPAMFLCAYVFAWGGWGVWAGLCLGFATTAVLLGRSFAGQGAGSAR; encoded by the coding sequence ATGAGCACGGCGGTGACGACCCGCGGCTACCGGGCCCTCGCCGGGCTGGCCGCGCCGATCGCGGGAATCCAGCTGGCACAGGTCGCGCTCACCAGCGTCGACCTGGCCATGCTCGGGCTGCTCGGGGTGACCGCGGTGGCGGCGGGCGGGCTGGCGATCCTGCTCTACAACCAGATCCGCACCATGTGCGTCGGCATGGTCACCGGCGTCGGGAACCTCGTGGCGACGGCGGCCGGGGCCGGGGAACTCCGCACCGGCACCGGCGAACTCGACGAGCGGGCGCGGGACGAGATCCGGTCGCTCCTGCGGTCGGCGCTGCTCGTCGCGACCCTGACCGCGGCGCTCGGCGCGGCCGTCCTTTGTGGACTGGCCGTCGCGCTGCCTTCGCTCGGCCAGAAACCGGAGATCGTTTCGCTCGCCGGTCCGATGATGTTCGCACTGGCCGGCGGGCTGTTCCCGATGGTGTGGCTGAACGTGGTGCGCCAGTTCGCCGTCGGGTTGCGGCGGCCGGGTTCGCTCCTCGCCGTGACGCTGGTGTCGATCGCGGTCAACGCCGCCCTCAACGCCGCCTTCATCTACGGCTGGGCGGGTCTGCCCGAGCTGGGCGTCGCCGGTATCGGCCTGGCGACGACCTTGGTCCAGTTCTTCACGCTCGCCGTGTTCGCCTCGGCCCTCCGGCGGGACCCGCTGTTGCGCCCCATGGTGTCGCTCGCGCTGTGGCGCGCGGATCGGGCGGTGGTCCGGCGCATCGTCCGGCACGGGACGCCGATCTGCTTCACCTACGGCTCGGAGGCGGCGATCACCTCGATCGCGACGATGCTGATGGGTGCGTTCGGCCCGGCGATGCTCGCCGCGTCGAACGTCGCGAACCAGCTCGCCTACATCGTCTACCAGGCCAACATCGGGCTGTCGCAAGGATCGTCCATTTTGGTCAGCCGCGCGGTCGCCCACGGTGACCGGGATCGCGCACCGGTGATCGCGCGCCAGGCGTTCACCCTCTCCTGGTCCTTGATGGCGGTGGTGAGCCTGGCGTACCTGCTGGTGCCGCAGGTGCTGCTGTGGCCGTTCCTGCACGACGAGACCGACGCGGTGGTGCTCGGCACGGCGTCGACCCTGCTGGTGTTCGCCATCGCGCAGCAGTACAGCAAGGGAACGCAGAACATCCTCGTCGGCCTGCTGCGCGGGCTCGGTGACACCGTCTCCGGCCTCCGCTGCACGCTCGTGGGGTACTGGGCGGTGGGCGTGCCCGCGATGTTCTTGTGCGCCTACGTGTTCGCCTGGGGCGGCTGGGGGGTCTGGGCCGGGCTGTGTCTCGGCTTCGCGACGACCGCGGTCCTGCTCGGACGGAGTTTCGCCGGTCAGGGAGCCGGTTCTGCGCGATAG
- a CDS encoding Orn/Lys/Arg family decarboxylase, whose amino-acid sequence MVEHGEELLGKALTLAARAREEIEGISGLHALAEEFHPLAFEHDPLKIVIDVAELGITGYQAADHLAERHLHVGLSDHRRIAAQITHADDEDTVSALLHGLRGLTDHDFERRPPVDLPSGADLKLETRMLPRDAFFAEAEHVPLDKAEGRVSAEMISPYPPGVPAIAPGEVFTEAIIDYLHTGVRTGMFIYDAADPELGTVRVVG is encoded by the coding sequence ATGGTCGAGCACGGCGAAGAACTGTTGGGCAAGGCGCTGACGCTGGCGGCCCGGGCACGCGAAGAGATCGAAGGCATCTCCGGTCTCCACGCGCTGGCGGAGGAGTTCCACCCGCTCGCCTTCGAACACGATCCCCTCAAAATCGTGATCGACGTCGCCGAACTCGGCATCACCGGCTATCAGGCGGCGGATCATCTCGCCGAACGCCACCTGCACGTGGGGTTGTCCGATCACCGGCGGATCGCTGCACAGATCACCCACGCCGACGACGAGGACACCGTTTCCGCCCTGCTGCACGGTTTGCGCGGGCTGACGGACCACGACTTCGAGCGGCGCCCGCCGGTCGACCTGCCCTCCGGGGCGGATCTGAAGCTGGAAACGCGGATGCTGCCACGCGACGCGTTCTTCGCCGAGGCCGAGCACGTACCACTGGACAAGGCCGAGGGACGCGTCAGCGCGGAGATGATCAGTCCTTATCCACCAGGGGTTCCGGCGATCGCTCCCGGCGAGGTGTTCACCGAGGCGATCATCGATTATCTCCACACCGGCGTGCGGACGGGCATGTTCATCTACGACGCCGCGGATCCCGAGCTGGGCACCGTCCGCGTCGTCGGCTAG
- a CDS encoding PLP-dependent cysteine synthase family protein, translating to MTIVRRASDLIGNTPLLELARTGTGTRLLLKLDHLNPTGSCKVRMARQMIDEAELDGRLRPGGHIVEPTSGNTGNGLALVALERGYRFTAVVDHHAAREKLGMLRALGAELVFVECPPDGGVSSVQRRRVAARIAAETGAYHPDQHNHPGNGNGYTGLARELVEQLGDVDVLVAAIGTGGSLCGTARALRAAGASTHAVAVEPVGSIIFGGAPGIYHQTGAGSPAGFPIGDNVDRSVIGEAHRVSDSDAFAGARVVARRTGVLVGGTTGGAIHVALRRLYAYPAGSVVVVLCNDAGEKYLDSVYDDEWLRARGVLDELAHRRMDRWFATYAESVKVATRDRAVRRTPVAVGG from the coding sequence ATGACGATCGTCCGGCGCGCGTCCGACCTGATCGGGAACACGCCGCTGCTGGAGCTCGCGCGTACCGGCACCGGGACGCGTCTGCTGCTCAAACTCGACCACCTCAACCCCACCGGCTCGTGCAAGGTACGCATGGCGAGGCAGATGATCGACGAGGCGGAGCTGGACGGACGGCTGCGGCCGGGCGGGCATATCGTCGAACCCACGTCCGGCAACACCGGGAACGGGCTCGCCCTGGTCGCGCTGGAACGCGGCTACCGGTTCACCGCCGTGGTCGATCACCACGCCGCCCGCGAGAAACTCGGGATGCTGCGCGCGCTCGGCGCGGAACTGGTGTTCGTCGAATGCCCGCCGGACGGCGGGGTCAGTTCGGTCCAGCGGCGGCGGGTCGCGGCCCGCATCGCCGCGGAAACCGGTGCCTACCATCCCGATCAGCACAACCATCCCGGCAACGGCAACGGGTACACCGGGCTGGCGCGGGAACTCGTCGAGCAGCTCGGCGACGTCGACGTGCTCGTCGCGGCGATCGGCACCGGCGGCTCCCTGTGCGGTACGGCCCGCGCCCTGCGCGCGGCGGGAGCGAGCACCCACGCGGTGGCGGTCGAACCTGTCGGCTCGATCATCTTCGGTGGTGCGCCGGGGATCTACCACCAGACCGGGGCGGGCAGCCCGGCCGGTTTCCCGATCGGGGACAACGTCGACCGGTCGGTGATCGGCGAAGCCCACCGCGTTTCCGACAGCGACGCGTTCGCCGGGGCCCGCGTCGTCGCCAGGCGCACCGGCGTGCTGGTCGGCGGGACCACCGGCGGCGCGATCCACGTCGCGCTGCGGCGGCTTTACGCGTATCCGGCCGGAAGCGTCGTCGTGGTGCTGTGCAACGACGCGGGGGAGAAGTACCTCGATTCGGTGTACGACGACGAATGGCTGCGCGCCAGGGGCGTACTCGACGAACTGGCCCACCGCCGGATGGACCGCTGGTTCGCCACCTACGCCGAATCCGTGAAGGTCGCCACGCGCGACCGGGCGGTGCGCCGGACCCCGGTGGCGGTGGGCGGATGA
- a CDS encoding aminotransferase class I/II-fold pyridoxal phosphate-dependent enzyme, translating to MDHSRAPVLEAIEDYRRAGGLAFTPPGHKQGRGADSRVLDLLGRDAFASDLLTLNGLDDRRMSRGILGQAQELMADAVDAEHTFFSTCGSSLSVKSAMLAVAGPGERLLVSRNAHKSVVAGLVISGVHPVWVRPRYDEEHHVAHPPGPEETKAALAEAPDVKGMLLITPTDYGTCADIRGVARALHDADKPLIVDEAWGAHYPFHDDLPTWAMDGEADLCVTSTHKMGGGPCCSPPSTAGAGRWSSTAKNCWARR from the coding sequence ATGGACCACTCGCGCGCACCGGTACTGGAAGCCATCGAGGACTACCGCCGCGCGGGCGGGCTGGCCTTCACCCCTCCGGGTCACAAACAGGGCAGGGGCGCCGATTCCCGTGTACTGGACCTGCTCGGCCGCGACGCGTTCGCGTCGGATCTGCTGACCCTCAACGGTTTGGACGACCGCAGGATGTCGCGCGGCATCCTCGGCCAGGCGCAGGAGCTGATGGCCGACGCGGTGGACGCGGAGCACACCTTCTTCTCCACCTGCGGGAGTTCGCTTTCGGTCAAGAGCGCCATGCTCGCCGTCGCCGGCCCGGGCGAACGGCTTCTGGTGTCCCGCAACGCCCACAAATCCGTCGTCGCCGGTCTGGTGATCAGCGGGGTGCATCCGGTCTGGGTGCGCCCCCGGTACGACGAGGAGCACCATGTGGCGCATCCCCCCGGTCCGGAAGAGACCAAGGCGGCGCTGGCGGAGGCGCCCGACGTCAAAGGCATGCTGCTGATCACACCGACCGACTACGGTACCTGCGCCGACATCCGGGGCGTCGCCCGTGCCCTGCACGACGCGGACAAGCCGCTGATCGTCGACGAGGCGTGGGGCGCGCACTACCCGTTCCACGACGACCTGCCGACCTGGGCGATGGACGGGGAAGCCGATCTGTGCGTCACCAGCACGCACAAGATGGGCGGCGGGCCCTGCTGTTCGCCTCCCTCGACGGCTGGCGCAGGCAGATGGTCGAGCACGGCGAAGAACTGTTGGGCAAGGCGCTGA
- a CDS encoding SigB/SigF/SigG family RNA polymerase sigma factor, whose product MPPAPRDRRTRRKDDYSHCRPWFDEMAALPDGHPDRRRLRERLILELLPIAEHIAVRFSGRGQPREDLIQVARIGLMKAVDRFDPAQGGEFLAYAVPTVMGEVRRFFRDTGWAVHVPRGMQELRTRLTRATTELTQTLGRAPTPSELAGHLDVDVDTVRDGLLAANSYQTSSLDRPVNDGEGSLPLSDVMGELDSRFEHIEDRHTVVPLLRRLPERERAIVTMRFFDGMTQSQIAERIGISQMHVSRLLAKILQDLRGSLSG is encoded by the coding sequence ATGCCGCCCGCTCCTCGGGACCGCCGAACGCGGCGGAAGGACGACTACTCGCATTGCCGCCCCTGGTTCGACGAAATGGCCGCACTGCCCGATGGCCACCCGGACCGGCGGCGCCTGCGGGAACGCCTGATCCTCGAACTGCTGCCGATCGCCGAGCACATCGCCGTTCGGTTCAGTGGACGCGGCCAGCCGAGGGAAGACCTGATCCAGGTGGCGCGGATCGGGCTGATGAAGGCCGTGGACCGGTTCGATCCCGCACAGGGCGGGGAATTCCTGGCGTACGCGGTGCCCACGGTGATGGGCGAGGTGCGGCGGTTCTTCCGCGACACCGGCTGGGCGGTGCACGTCCCGCGCGGGATGCAGGAACTGCGCACCCGGCTCACGCGGGCGACCACGGAACTGACCCAGACCCTCGGCCGCGCGCCGACCCCGTCCGAGCTCGCCGGGCATCTCGACGTGGACGTCGACACCGTCCGTGACGGCCTGCTCGCCGCGAACAGCTACCAGACCTCGTCCCTCGACCGGCCGGTCAACGATGGCGAGGGCTCGCTTCCCCTGTCCGATGTGATGGGGGAACTGGATTCCCGGTTCGAGCACATCGAGGACCGGCACACCGTGGTCCCGCTGCTCCGGCGGCTGCCGGAGCGGGAGCGGGCGATCGTCACGATGCGGTTCTTCGACGGGATGACCCAATCCCAGATCGCCGAACGTATCGGGATCTCGCAGATGCACGTTTCCCGCCTGCTCGCGAAGATCCTGCAGGATCTGCGCGGCAGTCTCAGCGGCTGA
- a CDS encoding Fur family transcriptional regulator: MSDFEAQLRAVSLRVTRPRLAVLAALRDHPHVDTETVIALVRADLPTVSHQAVYDVLRALTETGLIRRIQPAGALARYETRVGDNHHHVVCRSCGAIADVDCAVGHAPCLTASGDHGFVIDEAEVVYWGLCPGCAAEPVQ; encoded by the coding sequence ATGTCCGACTTCGAGGCACAGCTGCGAGCGGTTTCGTTGCGCGTGACGCGGCCTCGGCTGGCCGTGCTCGCGGCGCTGCGCGATCATCCGCACGTCGACACCGAAACGGTGATCGCGCTGGTGCGGGCCGATCTGCCGACGGTCTCGCACCAGGCGGTGTACGACGTGCTGCGGGCGCTCACCGAAACCGGTCTGATCCGGCGGATCCAGCCCGCCGGCGCGCTCGCCCGTTACGAGACCCGGGTGGGGGACAACCATCACCATGTCGTGTGCCGTTCCTGCGGTGCGATCGCGGACGTCGATTGCGCCGTCGGCCATGCCCCCTGTCTCACCGCTTCGGGCGATCACGGGTTCGTGATCGACGAGGCGGAGGTCGTCTACTGGGGCCTGTGCCCCGGCTGTGCGGCCGAACCTGTCCAGTGA
- a CDS encoding maleate cis-trans isomerase family protein — protein sequence MIGLLYPTRDCGEDDFLACARKLDPDLTVDFAYVPWGENIGRVDDLDPAEKHEAVRELGAPERLAAAARFGTTPDVVSWACSSCSFTRGLAGARDQASVLSERLGVPARSTSLAYLTALAHLGTKRVALASVYHHDTTASFVDFLAEAGIWTVHSVSADAPSDRALSTWGRRRITELANAADHEDAEAVLIPETALHTTPLLEDLETALGKPVLTATAVTLWDALHALGAPPVRRGLGKLFSR from the coding sequence GTGATCGGCCTGCTGTACCCGACGCGGGACTGCGGCGAGGACGATTTCCTCGCGTGCGCGCGAAAACTGGATCCGGACCTCACCGTGGACTTCGCCTACGTCCCGTGGGGCGAGAACATCGGCCGCGTCGACGACCTCGATCCGGCCGAAAAGCACGAAGCCGTCCGCGAACTCGGTGCACCGGAGAGGCTCGCGGCCGCCGCGCGGTTCGGTACGACACCGGACGTCGTCAGCTGGGCCTGCTCCAGCTGCAGTTTCACACGCGGCCTCGCCGGCGCGCGTGACCAGGCGAGCGTGCTCAGCGAGCGGCTCGGCGTTCCCGCGCGCAGTACTTCCTTGGCCTACCTCACCGCACTGGCCCACCTCGGGACCAAGCGGGTGGCGCTCGCGTCCGTCTATCACCACGACACGACGGCGTCTTTCGTCGATTTCCTTGCCGAGGCTGGAATCTGGACCGTTCATTCGGTCTCCGCCGACGCGCCTTCGGACCGCGCCCTCTCCACCTGGGGTCGCCGCCGGATCACCGAATTGGCGAACGCGGCCGACCACGAAGACGCCGAAGCCGTCCTGATCCCCGAAACCGCGTTGCACACGACGCCCCTGCTCGAAGACCTCGAAACCGCCCTCGGCAAACCCGTGCTGACGGCCACCGCGGTCACCCTTTGGGACGCGCTGCACGCACTGGGCGCCCCGCCGGTCCGGCGGGGCCTCGGGAAGTTGTTCAGCCGCTGA